In one Lolium rigidum isolate FL_2022 chromosome 3, APGP_CSIRO_Lrig_0.1, whole genome shotgun sequence genomic region, the following are encoded:
- the LOC124697585 gene encoding uncharacterized protein LOC124697585, giving the protein MGLFFRKSSKQTGKLKSLLKLAISRVAIARRPRLARKSIASGDVCQLLALGHIDRAIHRAEQVIKEDNMLEALGTVEAYCKCLTQKSAQLDKPQECSEEIREAAAGVIFAAKWCSDLPELQLTRDILADKFGNDFAAQAKEGTAFVDPTLVLKLSGDTMNMELKKKVTKAIAVENNISVDFS; this is encoded by the exons ATGGGTCTGTTCTTCCGCAAGTCCTCCAAGCAGACCGGCAAGCTCAAGTCCCTTCTCAAGCTCGCCATCTCACGTGTTGCCATTGCACGCCGGCCACGCCTCGCTCGCAAGTCCATTGCCTCCGGCGACGTCTGccagctccttgccctcggccaCATCGACCGTGCTATCCACCGG GCAGAGCAGGTGATAAAGGAGGACAACATGTTGGAGGCGTTGGGCACCGTAGAGGCCTACTGCAAGTGCCTCACCCAGAAATCTGCGCAGCTTGACAAGCCCCA GGAGTGTAGCGAGGAGATCAGGGAAGCGGCCGCCGGCGTCATTTTTGCTGCCAAGTGGTGCAGCGACCTGCCGGAGCTGCAGCTTACCCGCGACATCCTCGCAGACAAGTTCGGCAACGATTTCGCCGCGCAGGCCAAAGAGGGCACCGCCTTTGTCGATCCTACG CTGGTGTTGAAGCTGTCCGGAGACACGATGAacatggagctgaagaagaaggtgaccAAAGCAATCGCCGTGGAGAACAACATCTCGGTGGACTTCTCCTAG
- the LOC124697586 gene encoding uncharacterized protein LOC124697586, with protein MGLLRKTSKQTAKLKSLLELAVTRIAVARRPRAARKSIASSDVSQLLALGHLDRALSRTEQVIQEDNMLEAFGIIELYCNQLIEQAAQLDKPQECNEELREAAASIMFAAGWCGDLPELLFARTILADKFGNDFAVAAKEGTDIVDPILVWKLSGNTTNMELKKKVTKEIAAENNILVDFSGIPEETEDILVDFSELQEVTDDGNSNVQELIDEMSCQDDIDGSSELEDDHQHSHRTNTSGLESDENVQVIANSDGSDDEIKGQRSRKWWHLGCT; from the exons ATGGGATTGCTCCGCAAGACTTCAAAGCAGACAGCGAAACTCAAGTCCCTTCTCGAGCTCGCTGTCACCCGGATCGCTGTTGCCCGCCGGCCTCGCGCTGCTCGCAAGTCCATCGCCTCCAGCGATGTCAGCCAGCTCCTTGCTCTCGGCCACCTCGACCGTGCTCTCAGCCGC ACAGAGCAGGTTATCCAGGAAGACAACATGTTGGAGGCGTTCGGCATCATAGAGCTCTACTGCAATCAGCTCATCGAGCAGGCTGCGCAGTTGGACAAGCCACA GGAGTGCAATGAGGAGTTAAGGGAAGCGGCAGCCAGCATCATGTTTGCTGCCGGCTGGTGTGGCGACCTGCCGGAGCTGCTGTTTGCCCGTACCATCCTTGCTGACAAGTTCGGCAATGACTTTGCTGTGGCAGCCAAGGAGGGCACCGACATCGTCGATCCCATC CTGGTGTGGAAGTTGTCAGGAAACACAACGAACATGGAACTGAAGAAGAAAGTGACCAAAGAGATTGCCGCAGAGAACAATATCTTGGTGGACTTCTCTGGGATCCCAGAAGAAACAGAGGATATCTTGGTGGACTTCTCTGAGCTTCAGGAAGTAACTGATGATGGCAATAGCAACGTTCAGGAGCTCATCGATGAAATGTCCTGCCAGGACGACATTGATGGAAGTTCAGAGTTAGAAGACGACCATCAACACTCACACAGAACAAATACCTCCGGTCTGGAGAGCGACGAGAATGTACAAGTCATTGCCAACTCTGATGGATCAGATGATGAGATCAAAGGCCAGCGGAGCCGAAAATGGTGGCACCTTGGGTGCACATAA
- the LOC124697588 gene encoding LYR motif-containing protein 4-like translates to MAAAAPSKAQVLSLFRAFLRTGRKFSDYNIREYTVRRAADAFRDNRALADAPAAAAAFADGKQQLEVAKRQVLVYSLYAPKAKSVVEMKIQ, encoded by the coding sequence atggcggcggcggctccatcGAAGGCGCAGGTGCTGTCCCTCTTCCGGGCCTTCCTCCGCACGGGCCGGAAGTTCTCCGACTACAACATCCGCGAGTACACGGTCCGCCGCGCGGCGGACGCCTTCCGCGACAACCGCGCCCTCGCCGACgcgccggccgcggcggcggccttcgCGGACGGGAAGCAGCAGCTGGAGGTGGCGAAGCGGCAGGTGCTGGTGTACTCTCTCTACGCACCCAAGGCCAAGAGCGTCGTCGAGATGAAGATTCAGTGA
- the LOC124697589 gene encoding uncharacterized protein LOC124697589, which translates to MGSLSDSQSNGDLPPPPSEAEPEPEDPGAQADEGDAGEKMEGVASIALLPSGAISGHFIRLPDSVCYGLQGTPIPCERECSRGDDYRLIKLSIINFKRKTEKVVVVECRGHDAARLQHIDHLHGWEDDIVGLVQKKHGNKKVLVSFECETLKADKAAEEHISRYMPNLCGLDAVVNTGKMSISGINLDEDDQPSGDD; encoded by the exons ATGGGCTCTCTGTCGGACTCGCAGTCGAATGGcgaccttccgccgccgccgtcagaggcggagccggagccggaggaccCTGGGGCCCAGGCCGATGAGGGAGATGCCGGAGAGAAGATGGAGGGCGTCGCGTCCATCGCGCTGCTGCCCTCTGGCGCCATCTCCGGGCACTTCATCCGCCTCCCGGACTCCGTCTGCTACGGCCTCCAGGGCACCC CAATACCATGCGAGAGGGAGTGTAGCCGAGGAGATGACTACCGCCTTATAAAGCTCTCCATCATTAATTTTAAG AGGAAGACAGAGAAGGTGGTTGTGGTGGAATGCAGGGGACATGATGCTGCTCGATTACAACATATTGACCATTTGCACGG ATGGGAAGATGACATTGTTGGGTTGGTTCAGAAGAAACATGGCAACAAAAAGGTGTTGGTCTCCTTCGAATGCGAGACGCTAAAGGCCGATAAAGCCGCCGAAGAACATATCAGCAGATACATGCCGAATCTCTGTGGACTGGATGCAGTTG TAAATACAGGAAAGATGAGTATCTCCGGCATCAACCTTGATGAGGACGACCAACCAAGCGGCGACGACTGA